In the genome of Xenorhabdus nematophila ATCC 19061, one region contains:
- a CDS encoding DsbC family protein, giving the protein MRTKLLGALMVFGIITGTAHASSKLEITDPRAAKIEDIVKLPIKGVRAVQSDGQIMFLSENGRFVISGQIYDLWSKKPLNTMSQMRDVAERIHFKNMGMDVDTLNTLSMGHGDKEVVVFVDPRCAVCHKLMDESKSLADEYTFKIVVIPALGAESNRLAKNLYCAEDKTHALDALMNNTLGTLSSKENCDPGQYDQTLLTAHFIGIEGVPFVVAPDGRVSKGRPKNLKSWLESAE; this is encoded by the coding sequence ATGCGAACAAAATTACTTGGGGCGCTGATGGTGTTCGGGATTATTACCGGCACTGCTCATGCGTCATCGAAATTGGAAATCACCGATCCAAGAGCTGCAAAGATAGAGGACATCGTGAAGCTGCCCATTAAGGGGGTTCGAGCTGTTCAGAGTGACGGACAAATAATGTTCCTTTCCGAAAACGGGCGTTTTGTTATTTCAGGACAAATCTATGACCTGTGGAGCAAAAAGCCACTCAACACGATGTCCCAGATGCGCGATGTGGCAGAGCGTATTCACTTCAAGAACATGGGCATGGACGTGGACACGCTGAACACCCTCTCGATGGGGCATGGTGACAAAGAAGTCGTGGTATTTGTCGATCCCCGATGCGCTGTTTGCCACAAGCTCATGGACGAGTCCAAGTCGCTGGCAGATGAGTACACCTTCAAAATCGTCGTAATCCCCGCTCTGGGAGCTGAGTCTAATCGACTCGCCAAGAACTTGTACTGCGCGGAAGACAAGACTCATGCGCTCGATGCGCTGATGAATAACACCTTGGGCACACTTTCTTCAAAAGAAAATTGCGACCCCGGTCAGTATGACCAAACGCTGTTGACAGCCCACTTCATTGGGATTGAAGGAGTTCCGTTCGTTGTTGCTCCCGATGGCCGCGTTAGTAAAGGACGCCCAAAGAACCTGAAATCATGGTTGGAGAGTGCTGAATGA
- the traC gene encoding type IV secretion system protein TraC, with product MIVTIKKKLQETLIPEHLRAAGIIPVLAYDEDDHVFLMDDHSVGFGFMCEPLCGADEKVQERMNGFLNQEFPSKTTLQFVLFRSPDINQEMYRMMGLRDGFRHELLTSVIKERINFLQHHTTDRIFAKTNKGTYDNGLIQDLKLFVTCKVPINNNNPSESELQNLAQLRTKVESSLQTVGLRPRTMTAVNYIRIMSTILNWGPDASWRHDAVDWEMDKPICEQIFDYGTDVEVSKNGLRLGDYHAKVMSAKKLPDVFYFGDALTYAGDLSGGNSSIKENYMVVTNVFFPEAESTKNTLERKRQFTVNQAYGPMLKFVPVLADKKESFDTLYESMKEGAKPVKISYSVVLFAPTKERVEAAAMAARNIWRESRFELMEDKFVALPMFLNCLPFCTDRDAVRDLFRYKTMTTEQAAVVLPVFGEWKGTGTYHAALISRNGQLMSLSLHDSNTNKNLVIAAESGSGKSFLTNELIFSYLSEGAQVWVIDAGKSYQKLSEMLNGDFVHFEEGTHVCLNPFELIQNYEDEEDAIVSLVCAMASAKGLLDEWQISALKQVLSRLWDEKGKEMKVDDIAERCLEGEDVRLRDIGQQLYAFTSQGSYGKYFSRKNNVSFQNQFTVLELDELQGRKHLRQVVLLQLIYQIQQEVFLGERNRKKVVIVDEAWDLLKEGEVSTFMEHAYRKFRKYGGSVVIATQSINDLYENAVGRAIAENSASMYLLGQTEETVESVKRSGRLTLSEGGFHTLKTVHTIQGVYSEIFIKSKSGMGVGRLIVGDFQKLLYSTDPVDVNAIDQFVKQGMSIPEAIKAVMRNRKQAA from the coding sequence ATGATCGTAACCATCAAAAAGAAACTTCAAGAAACATTGATCCCGGAGCATTTGCGAGCTGCCGGGATTATTCCTGTTTTAGCTTATGACGAAGACGATCACGTCTTCCTTATGGACGACCACAGCGTTGGCTTTGGTTTCATGTGTGAGCCTCTATGTGGTGCCGATGAAAAAGTTCAAGAGCGGATGAACGGTTTCCTGAACCAAGAATTTCCATCTAAAACCACGCTCCAGTTTGTTCTGTTCCGCTCGCCGGACATCAACCAGGAGATGTATCGGATGATGGGGTTGCGTGACGGCTTCCGTCACGAGCTTCTGACATCAGTAATTAAGGAAAGAATCAACTTCCTACAGCACCACACTACTGACCGCATATTTGCCAAGACCAACAAAGGCACCTACGACAACGGCCTGATTCAAGATCTCAAGCTGTTTGTTACATGCAAAGTTCCAATCAATAACAACAACCCGAGTGAAAGCGAGCTCCAAAACCTCGCCCAGCTTCGCACGAAGGTCGAATCGTCACTTCAAACCGTTGGCCTTCGCCCTCGCACCATGACTGCTGTGAACTACATCCGGATCATGAGCACAATCCTGAACTGGGGGCCTGATGCGTCGTGGAGGCATGATGCTGTTGACTGGGAAATGGATAAGCCTATCTGCGAGCAAATATTCGATTACGGCACCGATGTAGAAGTCAGTAAGAACGGCCTCAGACTGGGTGATTACCACGCAAAAGTCATGTCAGCGAAGAAACTGCCTGATGTTTTTTACTTCGGTGATGCGTTGACCTATGCAGGTGATCTGAGTGGTGGTAACTCCAGCATCAAAGAAAACTACATGGTCGTGACCAATGTGTTTTTCCCCGAGGCAGAGAGTACGAAAAATACTCTGGAGCGAAAGCGCCAATTCACAGTAAACCAAGCCTACGGACCCATGCTCAAGTTCGTGCCGGTGCTTGCTGATAAAAAGGAGAGTTTCGACACTCTCTATGAGTCCATGAAAGAGGGAGCTAAGCCCGTCAAGATCTCTTACTCGGTGGTCTTGTTTGCTCCGACCAAAGAGCGTGTTGAAGCTGCGGCGATGGCCGCACGAAACATTTGGCGTGAATCTCGATTCGAGCTGATGGAGGATAAGTTCGTTGCTCTGCCGATGTTCCTCAACTGCCTGCCATTCTGCACCGACCGTGACGCGGTAAGAGACCTATTTCGCTATAAGACCATGACAACCGAGCAGGCCGCTGTAGTGTTGCCGGTATTTGGGGAGTGGAAGGGAACAGGGACCTACCATGCTGCGCTGATTTCGCGCAACGGCCAGCTCATGAGTTTGTCTCTTCACGACAGTAACACGAACAAAAACCTGGTTATCGCTGCTGAATCTGGCTCGGGTAAATCGTTCCTTACCAACGAACTAATATTCTCCTACCTGTCCGAGGGAGCCCAGGTTTGGGTTATTGATGCCGGTAAGTCTTACCAGAAACTTTCGGAAATGCTCAATGGTGACTTTGTTCACTTTGAAGAAGGGACGCACGTTTGTCTTAATCCGTTCGAGCTCATACAAAACTATGAAGACGAAGAGGACGCGATTGTCAGCCTCGTTTGTGCGATGGCCTCAGCGAAAGGCCTATTGGATGAGTGGCAGATCTCAGCGTTGAAGCAGGTTCTTTCTCGTCTTTGGGATGAGAAAGGCAAAGAGATGAAGGTTGACGACATCGCTGAGCGCTGTCTCGAAGGTGAAGATGTGCGACTAAGAGACATTGGTCAGCAGCTCTACGCCTTTACGTCTCAGGGCAGCTACGGCAAGTATTTCTCTCGTAAGAACAACGTCAGCTTCCAGAATCAATTCACTGTACTGGAGCTCGATGAACTGCAAGGGCGTAAACACCTCCGTCAGGTTGTGCTACTCCAGCTTATCTATCAGATCCAACAGGAAGTATTCCTTGGTGAACGTAATCGCAAGAAAGTCGTCATCGTGGATGAAGCATGGGATCTGCTCAAAGAAGGGGAAGTGTCTACCTTTATGGAACACGCCTACCGGAAATTCCGTAAGTATGGCGGTTCAGTTGTTATTGCAACCCAGTCTATCAACGACCTTTATGAAAACGCTGTTGGCCGCGCCATTGCAGAAAACTCGGCCAGCATGTACCTGCTCGGCCAAACCGAAGAAACCGTGGAATCCGTTAAGCGTAGCGGTCGTCTGACCCTTTCTGAGGGCGGGTTCCACACCCTCAAGACGGTACACACCATTCAGGGCGTGTACTCAGAAATCTTTATTAAATCGAAGAGTGGTATGGGGGTAGGACGCTTGATAGTGGGCGACTTCCAGAAGCTGCTGTATTCGACAGATCCGGTGGACGTTAACGCCATCGACCAGTTTGTGAAACAAGGCATGAGCATCCCTGAGGCTATTAAAGCCGTGATGCGAAACCGTAAACAGGCTGCATAA
- a CDS encoding S26 family signal peptidase: MRFHLTKYFVKKESWKRFAVKAGVTLLILWTAGAAFASRYRIGIDPQQEKCLPGYTFFLIDLKDQSLEKGAVYAFSVKNMEPFYKDGTRMVKILTGMPGDKVEINDKWKITVNGDVVGEGLQLAGKLHLPESHFYGKSTLKDDNYWFMGKSSFSFDSRYWGTVKNDQIIGRAYPLF, translated from the coding sequence ATGAGATTTCATCTCACTAAATATTTCGTCAAAAAGGAGTCTTGGAAGCGCTTCGCTGTTAAGGCCGGAGTGACTCTTCTTATTTTGTGGACTGCTGGTGCAGCTTTTGCCAGTCGTTACCGAATCGGCATTGATCCACAGCAAGAGAAATGCCTGCCTGGTTATACCTTCTTCCTCATTGATCTCAAAGATCAGTCATTGGAGAAAGGGGCTGTGTACGCCTTTAGTGTGAAGAACATGGAGCCTTTTTACAAGGACGGGACCCGCATGGTCAAAATCCTAACAGGGATGCCAGGGGATAAGGTGGAGATCAACGATAAATGGAAGATCACCGTCAACGGTGATGTCGTTGGGGAAGGGCTCCAGCTTGCAGGAAAACTGCATTTGCCGGAGAGCCATTTTTACGGCAAATCCACGTTGAAAGATGACAACTACTGGTTTATGGGCAAAAGCTCATTCAGTTTCGACTCACGCTATTGGGGGACTGTGAAAAATGATCAAATCATTGGCCGCGCATATCCCCTGTTCTAA